A stretch of Campylobacter showae DNA encodes these proteins:
- a CDS encoding ABC transporter permease, with the protein MNLTKYLLFKYLRFDKTQPFIMLSALLAFLGVGVGLMVLIVAMAIMNGFDKEFERKLFTMNYPITILSAIRGNIDESDVSELKQKFPNLKFSPYIMSQVIIKGANSFEGGLLFGVNSADEKQINSVVAAGLEDRELDGYSLLVGQGVKNEIMINENDKLTLIFTKNDPSGFALTPKMKRFDVVSSFSSGLVAYDKSYLYTSVEALRKILEYDEGKFDGIHVFSNDPFADIEKISRELRLGQKAIGWWQQNGNFFSALALEKRALFIVLMLIILVASLNIVSSLLMTVMNRRQEIALLLSLGASKAEIKKSFFALGATIGGGGIVFGLLLGLFGVWLLGSFDIVNLPADVYGSAKLPMELSLLDLAMILVGAVVIVAFSSFYPAKKAAQINVLETLRNE; encoded by the coding sequence ATGAACCTAACCAAATATCTGCTTTTCAAATATCTACGGTTTGACAAAACCCAGCCCTTTATCATGCTTTCGGCACTTTTGGCGTTTCTAGGTGTGGGCGTCGGACTCATGGTGCTCATCGTCGCGATGGCGATCATGAACGGCTTTGATAAGGAGTTTGAGCGCAAACTTTTTACCATGAACTACCCGATCACGATCCTCTCCGCCATACGCGGCAATATCGACGAGAGCGACGTTAGCGAGCTCAAGCAGAAGTTTCCGAATCTCAAATTTAGCCCATATATCATGAGTCAAGTTATCATAAAGGGGGCAAATAGCTTTGAGGGCGGACTGCTTTTTGGCGTAAATTCAGCCGACGAAAAGCAGATAAACTCGGTCGTGGCGGCAGGCCTTGAGGACCGCGAGCTAGACGGATACAGCCTGCTCGTAGGGCAAGGCGTCAAAAACGAAATTATGATAAACGAAAACGACAAACTCACGCTCATTTTTACTAAAAACGACCCGAGCGGCTTTGCGCTAACGCCAAAAATGAAGCGCTTTGACGTCGTGAGCTCGTTTAGCTCGGGGCTTGTCGCCTACGATAAAAGCTATCTATACACGAGCGTGGAGGCGCTGCGCAAGATACTCGAGTACGACGAGGGTAAATTTGACGGTATACACGTGTTTTCAAACGATCCGTTCGCCGACATCGAAAAGATCTCGCGCGAGCTACGTCTAGGGCAAAAAGCTATCGGCTGGTGGCAACAAAATGGCAACTTTTTCTCCGCCTTGGCGCTCGAAAAGCGCGCGCTTTTCATCGTTTTGATGCTCATCATCCTGGTTGCCTCGCTAAATATCGTAAGCTCGCTACTCATGACCGTCATGAACCGCCGCCAAGAGATCGCGCTACTACTCTCGCTGGGTGCTAGCAAAGCTGAGATAAAAAAGAGCTTTTTTGCTCTCGGGGCCACGATAGGCGGAGGCGGGATAGTGTTTGGGCTCTTGCTCGGGCTCTTTGGCGTGTGGTTGCTCGGTAGCTTTGATATCGTAAATTTGCCGGCTGACGTCTACGGCAGCGCAAAGCTTCCTATGGAGCTATCCTTACTTGATCTTGCCATGATCTTGGTCGGAGCAGTCGTCATCGTGGCGTTTTCGTCGTTTTATCCGGCTAAAAAAGCCGCGCAGATAAACGTGCTTGAGACGCTTAGGAATGAATAA